A single genomic interval of Rosistilla ulvae harbors:
- a CDS encoding 3-keto-disaccharide hydrolase, whose amino-acid sequence MMRAIALSLIGFALPLAAEEFHPDQSQLPVEPPADAIVLFDGESEPKFRSTQGSAINWPIENGSLVSTVSQGEQAVRSNHLVSTLHFRDADLHVEFLIPEGGTGNSGIYIHGNYEVQIIDSHGKQELSQQDAGSVYGFSKPLANACGPRDQWQVYDIRYRAPRRDDQGKITKEGSITAWLNGQQVQRDLQLGEPRSSYHPYRYGATPYLKAIWERQLKSSTGPVFLQDHDNAVRFRNVWVRPLDDKAFIDTSGS is encoded by the coding sequence ATGATGCGTGCTATTGCCCTCAGCCTGATCGGATTCGCCTTGCCTCTGGCGGCCGAAGAGTTTCACCCCGACCAATCGCAGCTGCCGGTCGAACCGCCAGCCGACGCGATCGTGCTGTTTGATGGCGAATCGGAGCCGAAGTTCCGCAGCACGCAGGGATCAGCGATCAACTGGCCGATCGAAAACGGCAGCTTGGTTTCGACGGTCTCCCAAGGCGAGCAAGCTGTCCGATCGAACCACCTAGTTTCGACGCTGCACTTCCGCGATGCCGACCTGCACGTGGAATTCCTGATCCCCGAAGGAGGAACAGGGAACAGCGGGATCTACATCCACGGCAACTACGAAGTCCAGATCATCGATTCCCACGGCAAACAGGAACTGAGTCAACAGGACGCCGGGTCGGTCTACGGATTTTCCAAGCCGCTTGCGAATGCTTGCGGTCCGCGCGACCAATGGCAGGTTTACGACATCCGCTACCGCGCCCCGCGACGGGACGACCAAGGCAAGATCACTAAAGAGGGCTCGATCACCGCATGGCTCAACGGGCAACAAGTGCAACGCGACTTGCAACTGGGCGAACCGCGATCGAGCTATCATCCGTACCGCTACGGCGCGACTCCCTATTTGAAAGCAATCTGGGAGCGTCAACTGAAAAGCTCGACGGGCCCCGTCTTCTTGCAAGATCACGACAACGCGGTTCGCTTCCGCAACGTCTGGGTTCGCCCGCTGGACGACAAAGCGTTTATCGACACCAGCGGATCGTGA
- a CDS encoding bile acid:sodium symporter family protein translates to MSNPQNLPPSDSPGPQRNPSMRHWMFPMLCGFSLIAYFWPSGGIDPFVASKSWLSWMIAATMFALGSLLPEDEVRRLRRQLPQVCLGTLTQCLVMPLAALAVVRFGGLEGGYRLGVILVGCVPGAMASNVLTLAAGGNVSYSVSLTTMATLASPITVPWLLVLMAGISESEARIEPLSMMLTLASTVLLPVIAGFSLARWSPRFKAIAEPVGPVLANLVILWIIAVVVGLNRDRLAMIPLSLLASLLIVNLVGYVGGYTAGALARMDEPMRRALTLEVGMQNAGLGTMLAVGSFGDQFPEAAIPTAAYTFGCVFTGTILVSLWRPRPGTAV, encoded by the coding sequence ATGTCAAATCCGCAGAATCTCCCGCCGTCCGACTCGCCAGGTCCCCAACGCAACCCTTCGATGCGACATTGGATGTTTCCGATGTTGTGTGGGTTTTCGCTAATCGCCTACTTCTGGCCTTCGGGCGGCATCGATCCGTTTGTTGCTTCCAAGTCGTGGCTCTCCTGGATGATCGCGGCGACGATGTTCGCATTGGGCAGTCTGTTGCCCGAGGATGAAGTCCGTCGGCTGCGTCGCCAGTTGCCGCAAGTCTGTTTAGGAACGTTGACCCAGTGTCTGGTCATGCCGCTGGCGGCGCTAGCGGTCGTCCGGTTCGGCGGGCTCGAAGGGGGCTACCGATTGGGAGTGATCCTTGTCGGATGTGTTCCCGGGGCGATGGCATCGAACGTGTTGACGCTGGCCGCTGGCGGCAACGTCAGCTATTCGGTCAGCCTGACGACGATGGCCACCTTGGCTTCGCCGATCACCGTCCCCTGGCTGTTGGTCTTGATGGCGGGGATCAGCGAATCGGAAGCTCGTATCGAACCGCTATCGATGATGCTGACACTCGCTTCGACCGTCTTGTTGCCCGTGATCGCCGGCTTCTCGTTGGCGCGTTGGAGCCCTCGGTTCAAAGCGATCGCCGAACCGGTCGGTCCGGTCTTGGCGAACCTTGTAATTCTCTGGATCATCGCCGTCGTCGTGGGACTCAACCGCGACCGCTTGGCCATGATCCCGCTGAGTCTGTTGGCGTCGCTGTTAATTGTGAACCTTGTCGGCTACGTCGGCGGTTATACCGCGGGAGCTCTCGCGCGGATGGATGAACCGATGCGTCGGGCGCTGACATTAGAAGTTGGTATGCAGAACGCGGGGCTTGGGACGATGCTTGCCGTCGGCAGCTTTGGCGACCAGTTTCCCGAAGCCGCCATCCCCACAGCCGCCTACACGTTCGGATGTGTCTTCACCGGCACGATCCTCGTCTCGCTGTGGCGCCCACGCCCTGGAACTGCCGTGTAG
- a CDS encoding DUF2442 domain-containing protein, with protein sequence MAELLHVVAMNVPCPFHLELKFSDGDARVVDLRPLLNGPAFLPLHDPDVFASATIDPVSKTVCWPCGVDLAPEALTSLSPADIQSAG encoded by the coding sequence ATGGCTGAATTGCTGCATGTTGTCGCGATGAACGTGCCTTGCCCGTTTCATCTCGAACTTAAATTTTCCGATGGCGATGCTCGCGTCGTCGACCTGCGACCGCTATTAAACGGGCCAGCGTTTCTGCCGCTTCACGATCCCGATGTGTTTGCATCCGCAACGATCGATCCGGTGTCAAAGACTGTCTGTTGGCCTTGTGGAGTCGACTTGGCTCCCGAAGCACTGACGTCCCTGTCGCCAGCGGATATTCAGTCGGCCGGATAG
- a CDS encoding DUF1501 domain-containing protein, with the protein MTNNNSDIQSSRRHFLASSAMRGGPLALACLMAQKANAEPKKPNLGTEGFDLKPKQPPLKPRATAMISMFMQGGPSQMDLLDPKPILNELHMQKFPGKIKYDNAAQASSKVFGSPWKFKKYGEHGTDVSELLPEFSTIVDDALVIRSMHTGVNNHGQSIYAMNGGRPLAGRPALGSWLTYALGTKSESLPAYIAMTDPKGLPVAGVLNWSNGWLPSLFQGTVIRPVKPRILNLQPPPHLDGEIQSNYLDLLQSLNRRHAEQRTGEHELQARIANFELAERMQFAADEATDLSRESKATHAMYGLDQPETREFGERCLIARRLVERGVRFVQLFTKNQYWDHHGGIVKALPASCKKIDKPAAALVKDLKQRGLLDSTVVHWGGEMGRLPVIQNEANIGRDHNTYGFTMWVAGGGFRSGMHGATDEFGHHAVEDQVNHFDYHATLLHLFGLEAENLTYEQNGREQSLIDGQPAKVIEKLLA; encoded by the coding sequence ATGACGAACAACAATTCCGACATTCAATCTTCGCGCCGACACTTCCTGGCCTCTTCGGCGATGCGTGGCGGGCCGCTGGCGTTGGCCTGTTTGATGGCCCAAAAAGCGAATGCCGAACCGAAGAAGCCGAACCTGGGGACCGAAGGATTCGATCTGAAGCCCAAGCAGCCGCCGCTGAAGCCGCGGGCGACCGCGATGATTTCGATGTTCATGCAAGGCGGCCCCAGCCAGATGGATCTACTGGATCCGAAGCCGATATTAAACGAACTGCACATGCAGAAGTTTCCCGGCAAGATCAAATACGACAACGCGGCTCAAGCCAGTTCGAAGGTCTTTGGATCACCTTGGAAATTCAAGAAGTACGGCGAACATGGGACCGACGTTTCCGAACTGCTTCCCGAATTCTCGACGATCGTCGACGATGCGCTTGTGATTCGTTCGATGCACACCGGCGTGAACAACCACGGCCAATCGATCTACGCGATGAACGGCGGTCGCCCCTTGGCGGGGCGACCCGCATTGGGCAGCTGGTTGACGTATGCGTTGGGGACAAAAAGCGAGAGTTTGCCGGCGTACATTGCGATGACCGACCCGAAGGGATTGCCGGTCGCAGGCGTCTTAAACTGGTCCAACGGTTGGTTGCCATCGCTGTTTCAAGGAACCGTCATCCGGCCCGTGAAGCCGAGGATCTTAAACCTGCAGCCGCCGCCCCATCTCGACGGCGAGATTCAATCCAATTACCTCGACCTACTGCAATCGCTGAACCGACGCCATGCGGAACAGCGGACGGGCGAACACGAACTGCAAGCGAGGATCGCCAATTTTGAACTCGCTGAACGGATGCAATTTGCGGCGGACGAAGCGACCGATTTGAGCCGCGAATCCAAGGCAACCCACGCGATGTATGGGCTGGACCAACCCGAGACGCGAGAGTTTGGCGAACGCTGCCTGATCGCGCGACGACTTGTCGAACGGGGCGTCCGGTTCGTGCAACTGTTCACGAAAAACCAATACTGGGACCACCATGGCGGCATCGTCAAAGCGTTGCCAGCATCGTGCAAGAAGATCGACAAACCGGCCGCTGCGCTCGTCAAAGATCTCAAGCAACGCGGACTCCTGGACAGCACCGTCGTCCACTGGGGCGGCGAGATGGGGCGGTTGCCCGTGATTCAAAACGAAGCGAACATCGGCCGGGATCACAACACCTACGGATTCACGATGTGGGTCGCCGGCGGCGGCTTCCGATCGGGGATGCATGGCGCGACCGACGAATTCGGCCACCACGCGGTGGAAGACCAAGTCAACCATTTCGACTACCACGCCACCCTGCTGCATCTGTTTGGGCTCGAAGCCGAAAACCTGACCTACGAACAGAACGGACGCGAGCAATCGCTGATCGACGGCCAACCGGCGAAGGTGATCGAAAAGCTGCTGGCTTGA
- a CDS encoding PSD1 and planctomycete cytochrome C domain-containing protein, with amino-acid sequence MRLLPTFALLAAISILSGRTFAADTSTFEKDVRPILKAHCFHCHGESGVVEGSLDVRLKRWILSGGDSGEAIVPGNASESLLLERVESGDMPPGEKNLSAEDIASIRKWILDGAKTAREEPLTLDDGDYITEEERSFWAFQPIASPEPPVVKANASDNPIDAFVLDRLHREGLAFSAAADRHTLIRRATFDLWGLPPEPEMVDDFVNDPSDHAFAALIDRLLASPRYGERWGRHWLDVAGYADSDGYTNQDTEREFAYFYRDYVIDSFNDDKPLDQFICEQLAGDEMATGDDASQLTPERIAQLTATGFLRMAPDGTASGGIDRALAANETISDTIEIVSTSLLGLTVGCAKCHDHRYDPISQADYFRFRAIFEPALDPKQWKVPRQRRMSLYTEEDRQARKAVDQKAKEATAKRSKRQQEHLDRTLYEELLVVPADRREAVESAFKTEKSKRSAEQVALLEEFPNVGNISPGSLYLYAQQRARRASDIERAADALEQELIELARNEQLAKIPEEHREAVAKLASMPADKWTSDQQQLATEFPGPLVDAASLETFSPDGFAEVQRYREAAQICRKVDAKTDLANMQNEINAIRATAPKEKFIRVLTEPANHVPPTHLFIRGDHEQPGQELGPSELTVLKGNDPTEIEANDPDLPTTGRRLAYARQLTNGKHPLLARVLMNRVWLNHFGRGIVDSPGDFGFLGSKPTHPELLDWLATDLMRGGWNLKRMHRMIMLSQTYQQVSTRTEQLDRVDPDNRLYARMTVRRLESEAIRDAMLVANGTITNRLHGPPVPVKEDAVGQVVLGKEMLDGERKPTGKSQLGEEASRRSVYVQVRRSRPLGVLETFDLATVAPNCTIRNYSNVATQALLLMNSAFVIDQADQLAAQAIRAESEVPQQISNAWQRCFNREIENGVLTELTNFVARQTSAFRSRDAKLSAEAAHRLALASACQAMFSSNEFLYVD; translated from the coding sequence ATGCGTCTCCTACCTACCTTTGCGCTGCTTGCTGCCATTTCCATCCTCTCGGGTCGGACCTTTGCCGCCGATACGTCGACCTTCGAAAAGGATGTTCGCCCGATCCTGAAGGCGCACTGTTTTCATTGCCATGGCGAGAGTGGCGTCGTCGAGGGATCGCTCGATGTCCGACTAAAACGTTGGATTTTGTCTGGCGGCGATTCGGGCGAAGCGATCGTCCCGGGCAATGCTAGCGAATCGCTGCTGCTTGAACGGGTGGAGTCGGGAGACATGCCGCCCGGCGAAAAGAACCTCTCAGCCGAGGATATCGCTTCGATTCGCAAGTGGATCCTCGACGGTGCCAAGACCGCGCGAGAAGAACCGCTGACACTCGACGATGGCGACTACATCACCGAGGAGGAACGCAGCTTCTGGGCCTTCCAACCGATCGCGTCTCCCGAGCCGCCCGTTGTCAAAGCGAACGCCAGCGACAATCCAATCGACGCCTTCGTCCTCGATCGGCTGCACCGCGAAGGGCTCGCCTTTTCGGCCGCCGCAGATCGCCACACTCTGATCCGCCGAGCGACGTTCGATCTCTGGGGACTGCCGCCCGAACCGGAGATGGTCGACGATTTCGTCAACGATCCGAGCGACCACGCCTTCGCGGCGTTGATCGATCGCTTGCTCGCATCGCCCCGTTATGGTGAGCGATGGGGCCGGCATTGGCTGGACGTCGCTGGCTACGCCGATTCCGATGGCTACACAAATCAAGATACCGAACGCGAGTTCGCCTACTTCTATCGCGATTACGTCATCGACAGCTTTAACGATGACAAACCGTTGGACCAATTTATCTGCGAGCAATTGGCCGGGGACGAGATGGCGACCGGCGACGACGCATCGCAGCTAACGCCCGAGCGGATCGCTCAACTTACCGCCACCGGCTTTCTTCGCATGGCCCCCGACGGAACCGCATCGGGAGGCATCGATCGCGCCCTGGCAGCCAACGAAACGATATCCGACACGATCGAGATCGTATCGACATCGCTGCTGGGGTTAACGGTTGGATGTGCGAAGTGTCACGACCATCGATACGATCCGATCAGCCAAGCCGATTACTTTCGGTTCCGCGCGATTTTCGAACCGGCACTCGATCCAAAGCAATGGAAAGTCCCACGGCAGCGTCGCATGTCGTTGTACACCGAGGAAGATCGACAGGCTCGCAAGGCGGTCGATCAGAAAGCCAAAGAAGCGACCGCGAAACGCTCCAAACGCCAACAGGAACATCTCGACAGGACACTCTACGAAGAACTGTTGGTCGTTCCTGCCGACCGTCGCGAAGCAGTCGAGAGCGCTTTCAAGACGGAGAAATCGAAGCGGAGCGCCGAACAGGTTGCCCTGTTGGAGGAGTTCCCCAACGTCGGCAACATTTCGCCCGGCTCGCTCTATCTGTATGCCCAACAGCGTGCGCGACGGGCTTCGGATATCGAAAGAGCCGCCGATGCGTTGGAGCAGGAATTGATCGAACTGGCTCGGAACGAGCAACTCGCCAAGATTCCTGAGGAGCATCGCGAAGCCGTTGCCAAGCTGGCATCGATGCCGGCCGATAAATGGACGAGCGACCAACAGCAACTGGCAACGGAATTCCCAGGACCGTTGGTCGACGCCGCCTCGCTGGAAACGTTCTCACCCGACGGCTTTGCCGAGGTCCAACGCTATCGCGAGGCGGCCCAGATCTGCCGCAAAGTGGACGCGAAAACGGACCTCGCCAACATGCAGAACGAGATCAATGCGATCCGCGCGACCGCCCCGAAAGAGAAGTTCATTCGCGTCTTAACCGAACCGGCGAACCATGTGCCACCAACGCATCTGTTCATTCGTGGCGACCACGAACAGCCCGGTCAGGAACTGGGTCCCAGCGAACTGACCGTCCTGAAAGGCAACGATCCCACGGAGATCGAGGCAAACGATCCCGACCTCCCCACGACCGGTCGACGACTCGCCTACGCACGTCAACTGACCAACGGCAAACATCCACTGCTGGCTCGCGTTCTGATGAATCGCGTTTGGCTAAACCACTTCGGACGAGGCATCGTCGATTCGCCGGGCGACTTCGGTTTCCTAGGCTCCAAGCCGACGCATCCCGAACTACTCGACTGGCTTGCAACCGACCTGATGCGTGGCGGTTGGAACCTGAAACGCATGCATCGGATGATCATGCTGTCGCAAACGTACCAGCAGGTTTCCACGCGAACCGAGCAGCTGGACCGCGTCGATCCCGACAATCGGCTGTATGCACGGATGACGGTCCGGCGACTGGAATCCGAAGCGATCCGCGACGCGATGCTCGTCGCAAACGGCACGATCACAAATCGCTTGCACGGCCCACCGGTGCCGGTAAAAGAAGACGCTGTGGGGCAAGTCGTATTGGGCAAGGAGATGCTTGACGGAGAACGCAAGCCGACGGGCAAATCGCAGCTCGGCGAAGAGGCCAGTCGCCGCAGCGTCTACGTTCAAGTTCGCCGCAGCCGACCGCTGGGCGTCCTGGAAACATTCGACTTGGCCACCGTCGCCCCCAACTGCACCATCCGCAACTACTCAAACGTCGCCACGCAAGCATTGCTGCTGATGAACAGTGCGTTTGTCATCGATCAAGCGGACCAACTGGCGGCTCAGGCGATCCGAGCCGAGAGCGAAGTTCCGCAACAGATTTCCAACGCTTGGCAGCGGTGCTTCAATCGAGAGATCGAAAATGGCGTGCTGACCGAACTGACCAACTTCGTCGCGCGACAAACCTCCGCATTTAGGTCACGCGACGCCAAACTATCCGCCGAAGCGGCTCACCGACTGGCACTGGCCAGCGCCTGCCAAGCGATGTTCAGCTCCAACGAATTTCTCTATGTGGATTAA
- a CDS encoding DUF1501 domain-containing protein, giving the protein MTIDALNQYRQLLTRRHFFRNASLGLGTAALASMPGSPLHAATAGAGLQGTPGLANLPHHQPKAKRAIYLFMSGAPSQMDMWDYKPKMADWFDKDLPETIRQGQRLTTMTSGQSRFPIAPSIYKFAQHGKAGTWASELVPHMAKKVDEISMIRSMWTEAINHDPAITYICTGDQLPGKPSLGSWLSYGLGNENENLPSFLVMTASWSGRQQAQALYNRLWGSGFLPSKFQGVSLRSAGDPVLYLSNPSGLDAGVRRRMLDSLSRLNQQTYEAIGDPETNARIAQYEMAFRMQTSIPELADLSDEPQHVLDLYGPDVMRPGSYANCCILARRMAERGVRFTQIFHRGWDQHGNLPGDLPKQCKDTDQPNAGLLTDLKQRGLLDDTLVVWGGEFGRTIYCQGKLTQKTYGRDHHPKCFTVWMAGAGIKQGVVHGETDEFSYNVTADPVHIRDLNATILNQLGIDHSRFTYPFQGLDQRLTGVTEANVIRPILA; this is encoded by the coding sequence ATGACAATCGACGCGCTGAACCAATACAGACAACTACTCACCCGCCGCCACTTCTTCCGCAACGCGTCGCTGGGTCTGGGAACCGCCGCATTGGCGTCGATGCCCGGCAGTCCATTGCATGCCGCCACCGCCGGTGCTGGGCTCCAGGGCACACCGGGACTGGCAAACCTGCCGCACCATCAACCGAAAGCCAAACGGGCGATCTATCTGTTCATGTCGGGCGCGCCGAGCCAGATGGACATGTGGGACTACAAGCCGAAGATGGCCGATTGGTTCGACAAAGATCTCCCCGAAACGATCCGCCAAGGGCAGCGTCTGACGACGATGACCAGCGGGCAATCGCGGTTCCCGATCGCTCCTTCGATCTACAAGTTCGCTCAGCATGGCAAGGCGGGCACGTGGGCCAGTGAATTGGTCCCGCACATGGCCAAGAAGGTCGACGAGATTTCGATGATCCGGTCGATGTGGACCGAAGCGATCAACCACGATCCGGCGATCACCTACATCTGCACCGGCGACCAATTGCCGGGCAAACCGAGCCTCGGATCATGGCTCAGTTACGGCCTGGGGAATGAAAACGAAAACCTACCGTCGTTCCTGGTCATGACAGCGTCATGGTCCGGACGCCAGCAAGCCCAAGCGCTCTACAACCGTCTATGGGGGAGCGGCTTTTTGCCAAGCAAATTCCAAGGCGTTTCGCTTCGCAGCGCCGGCGACCCGGTGCTGTACCTGTCGAATCCCAGCGGATTGGATGCGGGCGTCCGCCGGCGGATGCTCGACAGCCTCTCGCGACTGAATCAACAGACCTACGAAGCGATCGGCGATCCGGAGACCAACGCCCGGATCGCTCAGTACGAGATGGCGTTTCGAATGCAGACGTCGATCCCCGAACTGGCCGATCTAAGCGACGAACCGCAACATGTTTTGGACCTGTACGGTCCCGATGTCATGCGACCTGGATCTTATGCAAACTGCTGCATCCTGGCGCGGCGGATGGCCGAGCGCGGCGTACGGTTCACGCAGATCTTCCATCGCGGCTGGGATCAGCACGGCAACCTGCCGGGCGACCTACCAAAACAATGCAAGGACACCGACCAACCCAACGCGGGACTGCTGACCGATCTGAAACAGCGCGGCCTGCTGGACGACACGCTTGTCGTTTGGGGCGGTGAATTTGGACGCACGATCTACTGCCAAGGCAAGCTGACGCAAAAGACCTATGGCCGCGATCACCATCCCAAGTGTTTTACAGTCTGGATGGCGGGAGCGGGCATCAAGCAAGGCGTCGTGCACGGCGAGACGGACGAGTTCAGTTACAACGTGACAGCTGATCCGGTTCACATCCGCGATCTCAACGCCACGATCCTGAACCAACTGGGAATCGACCACAGCCGGTTCACCTACCCGTTCCAAGGCCTCGACCAACGCCTAACCGGCGTCACCGAAGCCAACGTGATCCGCCCGATCCTGGCATAA